CTTGATCATGTGACCAAACAGCTCCAGAAAAGCTGTTAAATGGACGCTGAGGTGAGATTCTGTTTTCAAGCTCAAGAACAGACTTTCAATCTTTGAACTTTCCCTAAACAGAAACAATATTTTAATTCTGAGACACttttgacagttttattttggaattGTTTTTTTATGGGGGTTTTTTGGGGGGCATAAATGAGCTTCCATATTTCTGAAACACTGACTCAACTAAACGAAACCTTCATTTATctgacaaacaaaatactgttttttcttcctgtttcaaaTATAAATTAATTTGACTACACTGACGTCACCACTGACAAGaacaacacagacaggaagtagaaaaCACATTCTGACAACAGTTTCTACAACTTTCACACAGTTAACTTTTACAAAAACGTCACAAAACAATAGAAATTCAAAGTTCAGGTGCTTCTCTGAGACATTCAATTCgtttttttatctgtgttttatatCAAAGACCACAGAAATATCGTTTATTTCAGCATCTAAAGATCAATGTTCCGGCACTTCGTCCTTCTCTTCTGGAGAAAATCGTCAGCTGATGACATGGACGCAGGTTTAGCTTCAGGATGGTGGGATGTTCACACTTTGTCAGGAGGCCGAAACATTGATGTTAAacttaaaacagctgcttttcctccttttcaaaGAAATTATAAATCAAAATTTTCCTTCAGTTCCTTCATGAGAAGCACCTGAGCTCTGAAGTCATGTGACTGTTCATGTGATTTTTTAAGGgaagtggaggaaaacatgaatgaattaACTTGCATTTCTTAAATATTTCACGGCTGTGTGTTTAAGTGCTACAGGTTCTAGTTGTTCTTCGAGGGTCAGTATCAAGTCGGATTCTTCTTCTACGAGGGTCAGTAACGCTTTCTATGAAGCTCAGATCTGTTACTCAGGAAGACTGATCTTCATCATTACAGCTGCTCCTAGCCTTCATCGTGCTTTAAGAGCCGAGTCAGGGAAAAACATCCGGCATCACCAGGACTGGCTTCTAGTCTGAGCCCTGAATGGGCCTGAACTACCATGATCCACATTAGCAGGTGAGTTGAAGCTGAAATCCTCCAGAGATCCAGCAATTAAATCAGGTGGTCGTCCTGCAGGTGTGTTGACACGTTCTGACTGACTCAATGACACGTCACAGGTGAGAGCTTCTTACAAAGTGTGGACCCGCTCTATCTGAGGGTTCACTGGTCCCAGTTTAACCAGTTTGAACATTTCCGGAAGTGCTGTGAGTGCTGATCATCTGCAGGTTCAGATCGGTCCATGACGGGCACCGTTCACACCTGTTTCCTGTACAAACACGAACTCTACGTCTGACACTCTACAACTGATTTACGGCAGAGCGTTTAGGACGACGATGTGACGTTCCCTGAGGACGCCGCCCTCGTCTCCCTCTGCGAATGCTCCGCCTCCTCCTTAttggggtgggaggagttgtccgACTTGCTGCGGCTGAACTCCGCCCCCATTATTGGCCCGGTGAACTTGGCGTTTGGCCGGATGCAGGCGGTGCAGCACAGCAGCGTCTTGAGGAACGCACGACGCATCTCGTTGCTCGTCAGCGTGTAGATGAGAGGGTTCATGGCAGAGTTGAGGACAGCGAGCGCCAGGAACCACTCGGCTTTGTAGAGGATCGGACAGCTCAGGGTTTCACAGGctgcatccagcagcagcaggatgaagagcGGCGCCCAGCAGGCGATGAAGCAGCTCAGGACGATGATGACGGTCTTCAGCAGTGCCATTGACTTCTCCGAGCTCTTGATGTTGGCACCGGCATTGCCGCGGCCATTGGACACCTTGCGGAAGACAAGCTTGCGGCTGCGAGTGCGCACCAGCGCATAGATGCGAGCGTAGAGCACAACAATGGCCATGAGGATGATGCTGAAGACAGTGGTGCAGAACAGGATGTAGGTCTTGTGGTAGAGCGGCAGCACAGTGGAGCACTGCGTCATGCTCTGGATGCAGTTCCAGCCCATCACCGGAAGGCCGCCCAGAACTGCCGCGATCATCCACACTGTGCTGATGAGCAGGAAAACGCGGCAGGTGTTGCCGTTGTTATGCAGCTTCATCTTCAGCATAGTGAGATGGCGCTCGATGGCGATGGCCAGCAGGCTGAAGACGGATGCCGCTAGTGCCACAAACATGCTGCCCTCCCTGAAGAACCACTGCGTGGGAGTCAGCTTGTAGGTGTTGGCGCCTGACAGCAGGATGTTGGCGGTGTAGACGACACCGGCCAGCAAGTCGGACAGCGCAAGGTTCCCGATGAAGTAGTACATGGGCTTGTGGAACTTCTTGGTTCGCCAGATGGTGGTCAGGACCAGGATGTTCTCCAGGATGATGAAGCAGCACACTATGATGAAGACCACTGAGTCGGCCTTCAGACCCGAGTCCTGCTGCGTCTTGCGGAACTTGCCGGTGTAGTTGTAGTGTTTGGCGATCAGGTCAGAGTAGCTGGGCTCAGCCATGGCCTGCAGCTGTAGCAGGAGTCCAGCAAGGGGCGCTGTGTCCTCAGACTTCAGTCAGTCCTTCATGTCAGGTGGTAACCctgaagaggagcagggagagttctgctgctggagggggaCATGGTCCTGCGGAGAGAGGGACTACTGTCAGAGACTCGCATCAATTTGGTCCAAGAAAAACCTCAAAAACTGCTTTCTGATCAGATTGCTAGTGGACAAACACCTGAGGAAGAAGTgttaaacagcagaaacatttgTGAAATTCACTCTGAGGCTTTTAGTTTTAGCCCGACTGAAGAACAGAAGCAACATTTAAATCTTCAGTTTGTCACAGACCTCAAACTGATCCAGGAAAACCTTTATTAAACTGCTCTCTGATCAGCTCATGAACACAAGTTTCAAGCTTCCACTGATCTGCTGACTCTGGATTTTACACGTCCAGTTCAGTCTAATCGTCTTTGAATTAAAGAATCATTTGATCATCTTTGCTGTgaagaacagaaacaacatttaagCCATCAGATTGTTCAGATTCATCAAACTGATCTAATAAAACCTTAAACAACTGATTTCTAATCAGCTCTTCAGTGAACAAACGTCCTTAAATCAACGGTAAAACATCTGGAAACGTGTCTTCTGGGCGCAGAACATCACGGATCAATGAATAAAACACGGTCAGTTCACTGTGAGATCAGCCTGCAGGACGTTTaaaactgacctcagatcagcaaACACGTCGTAGAAACGCAGAAACATTCCTTcatcaaacatcagaaatgttGAAGTTTGTTCGGAGAAGTTTTCAGACTCAAAGtgattctttctcttttttcacgTTTTCACATGAACTCAATCCGATCGATCGATCTTTGATTTGTTCCACTTGAAATATTCTTCaataattcttttttttccgaAAGAAGGAATAAAAGACGTTCTGACGTCACCTCACGTCCTCAGTTTTGTCAAGGATTTTCATAAAAACggactgattttattttccagtAAAAACTGGATTTCTTCCATCAAACTGACTCGAGGTCAGCTGAACGCGGCTTCACGTCTTCACACATTCAATCAAAGTGAACTCAAACCTGATTTTTACTGACTTTATGCTGAAGCGTCACACAAAGTTCATGAcggaaaaacagattttaacaAAGAGAAAAGCGAGTttttaccttcagacagagTGCGGAGGAAAAGCAGCCCGACGGCAGCTCGAGTCCGAGCAGAGAGcgagcccacacacacacacacacacacacacacacacacacacacacacactgaggatgaggatgatgaagatgctgccctcctcctgctctcctcctcgtattttttgctgctttatttttcctGATCTAATCAATAACACTGATCATGATGATTTTTAACTAATaacagaattaaaaaaacagctttctctttttttccagtttacAAATAAAACTCTTActcgttttgtgtgtgtgtgtgtgtgtgtgtgtgtgtgtgtgtgtgtgtgtgtgaatccagCAGAAATACTCATCATCCAAAGAACagttaaacaaataaaacataaattaagcAAATATGTAAATAGATAGAAATAAAGTCTGAACATGaggaataaaacatgaatgatgatgatgatgaagatgataatAACTGACGTGTGGTTCTGTTGATGAATACATTATTGATATAATATTATCACTGCTTTGTATCCTGTGTGGGAACCAACCAGCTGAACCCCcaacactcacacgcacacacacacacacacacacacacacacaccctgctgtgggtcactgacctctgacctccatcgGGTCAGCAGGGGTGGGGTTATGGTTTCTGGGGGCTCCACATCCGTTTTGCTGTTTTCACGTCATCATTCAGAGCGAAAAAACtaattttcaggtttttgtcAGCGATGAAaagaacaacaggaagtgacgaAACCCCGGCGCGTCACGCCGACACGAACGCACTGAGGAGTCCTTACGGTTCTAACGCTCCGTGAGGACAAACGAGAACGAGCAAGGACTGAAGCTGGACGATGCGTCTAGAACGTTGGTTTCTGGTTTGGTGTCATGTCGAGAAAGGAGCCGAGTACATTTCCTCAGGTGTAGCACTGTTctgaagtacttgtactgtacttcTTACTTCACCACATTTATGCGACAGCTTTCATCACTGGCTGCTTTTCTGACTGAGACTTGAtgtttgaacataaaaacatgacatgatgaTGACGAATGAGGAAGAAATCGTCCACCATCTTTGTTTTCCGTAGTTTGCACTGACATCAATGACCTCCGTCTGTGGAACCGTGGGTTCATGTTCAGCGACCTCCGTCTGTGGAACCGTGGGTTCATGTTCAGCGACCTCCGTCTGTGGAACCGTGGGTTCATGTTCAGCGACCTCCGTCTGTGGAACCGTGGGTTCATGTTCAGCGACCTCCGTCTGTGGAACCGTGGGTTCATGTTCAgagtttgttgtttctttgagTCCACGGTGTGTCTGTCGTTTATCCTGTAGcttgggctaaatgctaacagtgTATGTTTTTCCAAACTAGCTGTTAGCCGTGGAGCTACGCTACGCTGTCGACGCCGTAAGTCATACAGGAACGTTCCTGTGAATGTTAGGAAGTTCATCTTCCACAGAACATCAAACTTTATGCTtcaggacaggaagtgtttcATAGCAACCGTTACATCACAACAGGACATGATGACATCATAAGCAGCTCACACCTCAATGGACTGATGACGGTTTGGTCTTCGTCAACAGACGCTCACAGAGGTGAGCTCTGGGACGTCTGCACTGcaacctcacttcctgtcaagGCACCTCCATTGTGTTGGACCTTCAGGTCAACTGGTCATACTGGAGCAGCTGGTTAACTGCAGCTGGGGGTCGAGGTGACCTCTGAACAAACCAACCAGAGGAGGGTGTCCTGTTAGTATTCTGGTGACCTTGGGATCATACTGGGAATATACTACAGCCATACTGGGATGACCAGTATGTTTCCAGTTTGACTCCACTTTCATTCCACTATGGTGGCAGTATAGTTCTGACAAATTCCCAGTATTCTCCCAGTTGTATATTGGGAATATGCTCACTGGGAATGAATGTATTAGGAAACAAGACGTGAAATCTTACTGGTAATATACTGGGACCATACTGGGATCATACTGagtctgaaaatgaagctgAGATGAAGAGAAGCCGAGGAGGCGAGGATGGGGGAGGAGGTGAAAGGGGTTGTGGGTAACAAAAGGCTCTTTCCTCTGAGCGGCTGACCATTCAGACTGTGCATAGCTGAGCATCACCATGACGACGGCTGGAGGGAAATGGGGGAACAGAACAGAAGAACAGGAGAACGGAAAACTGAAGAACAGAAAActgaagaacagaaaaacaaaaacagaaaaactgaaaaactgaagaacaaaaacaggaaaactgaagaacagaaaaacaaaaacagaaaaactgaagaacaaaaacagaaaaactgaaaaaccgaagaacaaaaacagaaaaactgaaaaactgaagaacaaaaacaggaaaactgaagaacagaaaactgaagaacaaaaacacgGAAAACTGAAGAACGGAAAACTGAAGaactgaagaacaaaaacagaagaacagaagaacaaaaaactgaagaacagaaaacagaagaacaaaaacagaaaaacagaagaacaaagaactgaagaacagaaaacagaagaactGAAGAACAGAAGTCTCCATCGTGGACTTTACAGAATGAACATCTCACgtcacacactgtgtgtgaagTCAGAGCTCAGACCTGATCCTGGTCTTGGTTTTGGTCTTAGAGTAATGGGACAGCATCACAGCGGTCCTCATGTTGCTCCTGTCTCGTCTTCATCTTAAACCCGGCCCTGGTCTCTATCTTTGCCCTGGTCAGTCTTggttctggtcctggtcctgatCGTGACCTTTGTCCCATTTTGCTTGTCCTTGGTCCTGGTCTTTGTCTGCCTCTTCATCCTGGTCCTTGTCTCAGTCCTGGTCCTGTTGGTCTCTAACGTTCTACAGCAGTGAAACTTTAACTGCTGAACATCTGCAGCCTGTAATTATGGTTTGGAcggcctgagtgtgtgtgtgtgtgtgtgtgtgtgtgtgtgtgcgtgtgtgtgtgtgtgtgtgtgtgtgtgtgtgtgtgtgtgtgtgtgtgtgtgcgtgtgtgtgtgtgtgtgagtgtgtgtgtgcgtgtgtgtgtgtgtgtgtgagtgtgtgtgtgcgtgtgtgtgtgtgtgagtgtgtgtgtgtgtgtgtgtgtgtgtgtgagtgtgtgtgtgtgtgtgtgtgtgtgcgtgtgtgtgtgtgtgtgagtgtgtgtgtgcgtgtgtgtgtgtgtgtgtgtgtgtgtgtgagtgtgtgtgtgcgtgtgtgtgtgtgcgtgtgtgtgtgtgtgtgtgtgtgtgtgtgtgagtgtgtgtgtgtgtgtgtgtgtgtgtgtgtgtgtgtctaacagGAAAGCATTAGccagcttcttcctctctgacttcctgtgatgtgggggggggggttcatgTTTCAGggaaatattgtgtgtgtgtgtgtgtgtgtgtgtgtgtgtgtgtgtgtgtgagtgtgtgtgtgtgtgtgtgtgtgtgtgtgtgtgtgtgtgtgtgtgagtgtgtgtgtgtgtgtgtgtgtgtgtgtgtgtgtgtgtgtgtgagtgtgtgtgtgcgtgtgtgtgtgtgtgtgtgtgtgcgtgtgtgtgtgcgtgtgtgtgtgcgagtgtgtatgttaatctgtgtgttgtgtctggaGCTTCAGTgttcacagcaaacacaacagaagacCTATGAGGCCGTTGAGTGCAGCTGTTCTGGACCTTCtgatctggtctggtctggtctggtccgGTCCTGGTTCAGAATCTGGTTTTGCTGTGGATCAGTTTCAGGGGTTTCTGCACCAGGACCTTGTCTACTGATGGTCAGATGGAGTTAAAAGCTttagaaaatgtacttaaagtataaGGAGTAAAAGTACTCCCTGTGCAGTAActggtccctgtcagtgtttgtactgTCATGTGTGTAGCTTAGTACAAACACTTCATATCAGCAGAGTGAAACTAGAAGGTCTGAAGGATCTCTGGGCTCAGGAAGTCCAGAAGGTGGTTCACTGTACCAAGGATTCACCTCAGAGACTCAcctctgctgatgctgagcCACAGGCTGACGGGACACTAAAAGTCTCCATGAGTTTGTTGACTGCAGTGAGAACGAGCAGAACATTTGGACTCTGTCCACAAAGGAACAGTAGATCAGAACCCGTTTATGTCTGTCCACCCCAAACTTCCTCATGAAGGACAACCATTGTAATCCTCACCTGTAAATGTCACCTGTGTTTAAATCTCATCCTCAGATGCTTCTCTAACGTCAGATCTTCAGATGAGTTAGTCCAGCGTCCAGGACAGCGATTACTCGGATACACTGCGATCAGTCAAACAGGAAGCTGGTGATTCTGCTCTTCACCTCCACCGGAAACATTGAAACCTGCTCTTTTAAAGTGCTGAATGCAGATGAAAAGTCGAGAAGCTACATAAAGATGACGGTGAATTTTATAGTTCTTCACAGGTAGACCAGAACCAGAGGACCCAGGACCTGACCCGAGGCCCAACCCGGGACTGCTACGAGTTCAGATGTTGTACAAATTAGCAATGCTAACGCTAGCAGCTGTGGTAACATACGAGCAGTCGTACTGAGTTCAAAAGGACAAAAAGTTTTCTTTATCATTCTAAATGCAATAAAACTGCAAAGCTGATTCCAAACCAGTGTTCTGGAAGTACTTTATTAGTACTGACACACAGAAGTTTACTGCGAGCAACAGTTTCACCGTTTACTTCTGAATTATACTCAAGTGAAGGATCTAAATAGTTCCTCCACTCGTCCCCCAGCATTCGGTTTGCAGCTTCTGTATGAACTCATGAGGTCGGATGTAGGTTCAGAGCAGGTGGATGGGGTACAgatgggggtgggtggggtACAGATGGAGGTGGGTAGGGTACAGAGCAGGTGGATGGGGTACAgatgggggtgggtgggggttcTGAGGCCTCTGCAGGTCTCTGGCTCCCCTCAGCAGAGCTCTCATTAGACATGCAAAGCTGTAGCGCTGGAGCTGCCGGCCTGAATGAGTCGCCTTTGTCCTGTAATTGGAGATGTTTCTGTGGGAGCCACAAAGAAACCAGGGCCTCCTCACCCTCCTTaccctcaccctcaccctccaccaccatcacccctCCTCCTGATTCagcctgtcctcctcctcctcctcctcctcctcctcctctgttgtgtAACTTGTTGCATAAAAATTCAGGTTCAGGAAATGATCCAATCAAAGCCTCAGACTAGAGAAACAACAGAGGAGTCAGACTTCTTCACATGGTCACATGacgatcatcatcatcatcatcatcatcatcatcatcatcatcatcataatcatgcCACTTTACAGCCGCACAGCCtcactgaaacaaacactggaAGAAGTCAGCCGCCATCTTTGTTTCCCTTTTGAAGGGCATAAATATGTTGTTCTGCGTTTCTGTATCTGTTCTTTCTACTGATGGGATCTTCTGTGTTGATGCTCGGACCAGGTGGAGACAGtaacacgtccacaacacgtccacaacacgtccacaacacatcaacaacacgtccacaacacgtccacaacacgtccacaacacatcaacaacacgtccacaacacgtccacaacacatcaacaacacatcaacaacacgtccacaacacatcaacaacacgtccacaacacgtccacaacacgtccacaacacatcaacaacacatcaacaacacgtccacaacacatcaacaacacgtccacaacacgtccacaacacatcaacaacacatcaacaacacgtccacaacacatcaacaacacgtccacaacacgtcaacaacacgtccacaacacgtccacaacacatcaacaacacgtccacaacacgtccacaacacgtccacaacacatcaacaacacgtccacaacacgtccacaacacatcaacaacacatcaacaacacgtccacaacacgtccacaacacgtccacaacacatcaacaacacgtccacaacacgtccacaacacatcaacaacacatcaacaacacgtccacaacacatcaacaacacatcaacaacacgtccacaacacatcaacaacacatcaacaacacatcaacaacacatcaacaacacgtccacaacacatcaacaacacgtccacaacacatcaacaacacatcaacaacacgtccacaacacgtcaacaacacgtccacaacacgtccacaacacatcaacaacacatcaacaacacgtccacaacacgtccacaacacatcaacaacacgtccacaacacgtccacaacacatcaacaacacatcaacaacacgtcaacaacacatcaacaacacgtccacaacacgtcaacaacacgtccacaacacatcaacaacacattaacaacacgtcaacaacacatcaacaacacgtccacaacacatcaacaacacatcaacaaacgtccacaacacatcaacaacacgtccacaacacatcaacaacacatcaacaaacgtccacaacacatccacaaacatccacaacacatcaacaacacgtccacaacacgtccacaacacgtcAACAaacgtccacaacacatcaacaacacgtccacaacacatcaacaacacgtccacaacacatcaacaacacatcaacaaacgtccacaacacatccacaaacatccacaacacatcaacaacacgtccacaacacgtccacaacacgtcAACAaacgtccacaacacatcaacaacacgtccacaacacatcaacaacacgtccacaacacgtccacaacacatcaacaacacgtcaacaacacatcaacaacacgtccacaacacatcaacaacacatcaacaacacgtccacaacacgtccacaacacgtccacaacacgtcAACAaacgtccacaacacatcaacaacacgtccacaacacatcaacaacacgtccacaacacgtccacaacacatcaacaacacatcaacaacacgtccacaacacgtccacaacacgtcAACAaacgtccacaacacatcaacaaacgtccacaacacatcaacaacacgtccacaacacatcaacaacacatcaacaacacgtccacaacacatcaacaacacatcaacaacacgtccacaacacatcaacaacacatcaacaaacgtccacaacacgtccacaacacgtccacaacacatcaacaacacatcaacaaacgtccacaacacatcaacaacacgtccacaacacatcaacaaacgTCCACAACACgtcaacaacacgtccacaacacatcaacaacacgtccacaacacatcaacaaacgTCCACAACACgtcaacaacacgtccacaacacatcaacaacacgtccacaacacatcaacaacacatcaacaacacgtcaacaacacatcaacaacacgtccacaacacgtcAACAAACGTCCACAACACAtccacaacacgtccacaacacatcaacaacacgtccacaacacatcaacaacacatcaacaacacgtcaacaacacatcaacaacacgtccacaacacgtcaacaacacgtccacaacacatcaacaacacatcaacaacacgtccacaacacatcaacaaacgtcaacaacacatcaacaaacatccacaaacgtccacaacacatcaacaaacgtcaacaacacgtccacaacatGTCCACAACActtcaacaacacatcaacaacatgtcatcaacacgtccacaacacgtACACAACACATTGACAACACATCAGCAATACGTCCACAACATgtcaacaacacgtccacaacacatctGCAACATGTCagcaacacgtccacaacacatcaacaaacgTCAACAACACATCCACAACATGTCCACAACGCatccacaacacatcaacaaacgtcaacaacacatccacaacacgtccacaacacatcaacaaacgtcaacaacacatcaacaacatgtCCACAACACGTCAACAACACATCCACAACATGTCAACAACATGTCATCAACATGtccacaacacgtccacaacatgtcaacaacacgtccacaacacatctgcaacatgtcaacaacacgtccacaacacatcagCAAAcgtcaacaacacatcaacaacatgtcaacaacacgtcaacaacacatcaacacgTCACAACCCATCAACAACATGTCCACAACACATCAGCAATACGTCCACAACATgtcaacaacacgtccacaacacgcCTGCAACATGTCAACAACATGTCAGCAACACATTCACAACACGTCAACATGTGAAGACTGCAGAATGAAGCAGCGATGGGACGAGGTCGCCCGTTGTCAGCTGATCACAGGTCAGATTaaacctgcagacaaacagtttTAATCCTGTTCAGATCCATATCTGTTTAATCCTGTTTCTGTTTGGCCGCAGCCCACAGATTCTGACTGTGAGGAGTCATGTGACCTCAGACACCTGAACTCACCTGACAGGTAGGTCATGAAGGCCTGATCCAGGACGTCCTGGTTTGTGACTGCTGTCTtttatttattggtttattGATCAGGGACAGATGTTACAGAGTCCCTCTAAACACAGAAGATGAGACGAGCCACAGTAGAAGGACACACTGACGTCCTACGTGACACTATAGGACACTGAGGCTCGTTGTCCAAGGCGGACACAGCAAAGAGAAGCTGTACCTC
The Chaetodon auriga isolate fChaAug3 chromosome 3, fChaAug3.hap1, whole genome shotgun sequence DNA segment above includes these coding regions:
- the s1pr1 gene encoding sphingosine 1-phosphate receptor 1, whose protein sequence is MAEPSYSDLIAKHYNYTGKFRKTQQDSGLKADSVVFIIVCCFIILENILVLTTIWRTKKFHKPMYYFIGNLALSDLLAGVVYTANILLSGANTYKLTPTQWFFREGSMFVALAASVFSLLAIAIERHLTMLKMKLHNNGNTCRVFLLISTVWMIAAVLGGLPVMGWNCIQSMTQCSTVLPLYHKTYILFCTTVFSIILMAIVVLYARIYALVRTRSRKLVFRKVSNGRGNAGANIKSSEKSMALLKTVIIVLSCFIACWAPLFILLLLDAACETLSCPILYKAEWFLALAVLNSAMNPLIYTLTSNEMRRAFLKTLLCCTACIRPNAKFTGPIMGAEFSRSKSDNSSHPNKEEAEHSQRETRAASSGNVTSSS